In Marivirga salinae, a single window of DNA contains:
- a CDS encoding 4'-phosphopantetheinyl transferase family protein, which yields MALEYINQINENIHLAVWKIEEDLEFYLKNVQLSLIDEKILLETTHPEKKLEFMAGRMLCKTVLHELKISDQPIFRNEYGKPQIPDSEYDISLSHTENYIALTTGYKLDVGIDIEKPNAKMAKVAPRLYTEEEMAYCQDNLVYFSKVWSAKEVLYKLYMKRELDFRQHLSVKPANKEWTLMTGEIQKENFKQSYQLAFYVLEEYFICLNLT from the coding sequence ATGGCATTAGAATACATAAATCAAATCAACGAGAATATTCATTTGGCTGTTTGGAAAATTGAAGAGGATTTGGAATTCTACCTCAAAAATGTCCAATTAAGCCTAATTGATGAAAAAATTCTATTGGAAACGACTCATCCTGAAAAGAAATTGGAATTTATGGCGGGCAGAATGCTTTGCAAAACAGTTTTACATGAGCTAAAAATATCTGACCAACCCATTTTCAGAAATGAATATGGAAAACCACAAATCCCTGATTCAGAATATGACATCTCGCTATCTCATACTGAGAATTATATTGCCTTGACCACCGGATATAAATTAGATGTGGGCATTGACATTGAAAAGCCAAATGCTAAAATGGCAAAGGTTGCTCCTAGGCTTTATACCGAAGAAGAAATGGCCTATTGCCAAGATAATCTTGTTTATTTTTCTAAAGTTTGGTCTGCCAAGGAAGTTTTGTATAAGCTTTATATGAAGAGAGAACTGGATTTTAGGCAACATCTGAGTGTTAAACCAGCAAATAAAGAGTGGACGTTAATGACGGGTGAAATTCAAAAAGAAAATTTCAAACAAAGCTATCAACTGGCTTTTTATGTGCTAGAAGAGTATTTTATTTGTTTGAATTTGACTTGA
- a CDS encoding putative LPS assembly protein LptD, with the protein MRRYILSIFIIVAPFLGFAQEADSVIQNSDSIINNSIKTDSTQFLTDSTSSILSDSTSTAATDTVKAKKKGDIETTVNYNAKDSLNFNLKTQDIIMYKNAHVDYGDIQLEADKIKVNYNTKVLDASGLADSTGEMTGEPVFTDKGQVYQTEKITYNFDSKKAIIKGVVTQQGEAFMHSNWTKKNEKDEMFSDHALYTTCNLEHPHFGIAANKIKLIPGDKILAGPFNLEITELPTPFLFPFGMFPMPNNKTSGILFPTYGEENRRGFFLRDGGYYWAINEYADMALRGEIYSKGSYGLSVASNYKKRYSYNGNLNIRFSQQNGGETEADSSVQKDFWIQWSHRPESKGTGRFSASVNAGSSDFNNNNPSQDAQQQLSATFNSNVSYSNVIQGTPFNYAISARHDQNVRTNNINLTLPEAALNMNRQYPFKNVNANGLDWLQKMNYSYNFTSTNRITNSLGTVGETQDSIAPFNQETLPYLLKRAQNGGQHRIPISTSFNLLKFITASPSFNYDEVWYLKELNHSYSDSLNTVVVDTLNQFSRASSYSAGIGFTTRLYGTIYPKRGAVKAIRHIMTPSINLNWRPDFGDEKYGIYEEVQSDPLGNTKIYSKYEGFVYGSPGRGKSGTIGISLANTVEMKVKKKSDTSDLPTKVKIFDNLSFSTSYNVIADSFRLAPISINARTNLFNGKLDINIQTGIDPYVMVLDSININENGTEKVYQRRIDQYAWEAGRGIGRLTTANIALSTNLNPAGKKSDDENRNNLESQARQAGATEDQVQALTSNPDMYVDFEVPWNLRVRYNIRWGRQGYEEAKIQQTMNFSGDVNFTENWKVGFTSGYDFEEQDFTQTSINIFRNLHCWQINANWVPFGRFQSFSVDIGVKASILQDLKMNRRRSWWDN; encoded by the coding sequence TTGAGGCGGTATATATTAAGTATTTTCATAATTGTTGCACCATTTTTAGGTTTTGCTCAAGAAGCTGATTCTGTAATTCAGAATTCTGATTCCATTATTAATAATTCAATCAAAACAGATTCTACTCAATTTCTTACTGATTCTACTTCATCCATCCTTTCTGATTCTACCTCAACAGCAGCTACAGACACTGTAAAAGCTAAAAAGAAAGGTGATATTGAAACCACTGTCAATTACAATGCCAAGGATTCTTTAAACTTTAACTTGAAAACTCAGGATATTATTATGTATAAAAATGCTCATGTTGATTATGGAGACATACAACTAGAAGCAGATAAAATAAAAGTCAATTACAATACAAAAGTATTAGATGCAAGTGGTTTAGCAGACAGCACTGGTGAAATGACTGGGGAACCTGTGTTCACAGATAAAGGCCAAGTATATCAAACGGAAAAAATTACGTATAATTTTGACTCCAAGAAAGCAATTATCAAAGGTGTGGTTACTCAGCAAGGTGAGGCCTTTATGCATTCTAACTGGACAAAGAAGAATGAAAAGGATGAAATGTTCAGCGACCATGCTTTATATACTACTTGTAATTTAGAACATCCACATTTTGGTATTGCAGCAAATAAAATCAAACTAATTCCTGGAGATAAGATTTTAGCTGGTCCTTTTAATTTAGAAATCACCGAATTACCAACCCCATTTTTATTTCCTTTTGGGATGTTTCCTATGCCTAATAATAAAACATCCGGAATTTTATTTCCCACTTATGGTGAAGAAAATAGAAGAGGGTTTTTCTTAAGAGATGGTGGTTACTATTGGGCGATAAATGAATATGCAGACATGGCCCTTCGAGGGGAGATTTATTCAAAAGGAAGTTACGGATTATCAGTTGCTTCCAATTACAAAAAGAGATATAGCTACAATGGAAATCTTAACATAAGATTTAGTCAACAAAATGGTGGTGAAACGGAAGCTGACTCTTCTGTTCAAAAAGATTTTTGGATTCAATGGTCGCATAGACCTGAATCAAAAGGAACTGGCCGATTTTCTGCCTCCGTAAACGCAGGTTCTTCTGATTTTAACAACAACAACCCTTCCCAAGATGCCCAACAACAATTATCAGCCACTTTCAATTCAAATGTTTCATATTCCAATGTAATTCAAGGAACACCCTTCAATTATGCTATCAGTGCTAGACATGATCAGAATGTGAGAACGAATAATATAAACTTAACTTTGCCTGAAGCCGCTTTAAATATGAATAGACAGTATCCGTTCAAAAATGTTAATGCAAATGGACTAGACTGGCTTCAAAAGATGAATTATTCCTATAATTTCACTTCCACTAACAGAATTACAAATAGTTTAGGCACAGTGGGTGAAACTCAAGATAGTATTGCTCCTTTTAATCAAGAAACGCTGCCCTATTTATTGAAAAGAGCACAAAACGGAGGTCAACACAGAATCCCAATATCTACCTCTTTTAACTTACTTAAATTCATAACTGCCAGTCCAAGCTTTAATTATGATGAAGTTTGGTATCTGAAAGAATTGAATCATAGCTATAGTGATTCTCTTAATACGGTAGTGGTAGATACGCTAAATCAGTTTAGTAGAGCTTCATCCTATAGTGCAGGCATAGGTTTCACCACTCGTCTTTATGGAACAATTTACCCAAAAAGAGGTGCAGTTAAGGCTATTCGCCATATTATGACCCCTTCAATAAACTTAAATTGGAGACCAGACTTTGGAGATGAAAAATATGGAATCTACGAAGAAGTTCAATCGGATCCTTTGGGCAATACAAAAATATATTCCAAGTATGAAGGTTTTGTTTACGGAAGCCCCGGAAGAGGTAAATCAGGGACAATTGGAATCTCCTTGGCCAATACAGTAGAAATGAAAGTAAAAAAGAAAAGTGATACTTCAGATTTGCCGACTAAAGTTAAAATATTTGACAACCTTTCATTTTCTACTAGTTACAATGTTATTGCAGATTCTTTCCGCTTAGCACCAATCTCAATCAATGCCAGAACTAATCTATTTAATGGAAAACTAGACATAAATATTCAAACTGGAATAGACCCTTATGTAATGGTATTAGACAGTATTAATATAAATGAGAATGGGACTGAAAAGGTATATCAAAGAAGGATTGATCAATACGCTTGGGAAGCTGGTAGAGGTATAGGTAGACTTACAACAGCAAATATTGCACTTTCCACCAACTTAAATCCAGCTGGCAAAAAAAGTGATGATGAAAATAGAAATAATTTAGAAAGCCAAGCTCGTCAGGCTGGGGCAACTGAAGACCAGGTACAAGCACTTACAAGCAATCCAGATATGTATGTAGATTTTGAAGTACCTTGGAATTTAAGGGTAAGATATAACATCAGATGGGGCAGACAAGGCTATGAAGAAGCTAAAATTCAACAAACAATGAATTTCAGCGGAGATGTGAATTTTACTGAAAACTGGAAAGTTGGTTTTACATCAGGATATGACTTTGAAGAGCAAGACTTTACCCAAACTTCTATTAATATTTTCAGAAATCTTCACTGCTGGCAAATTAATGCTAATTGGGTGCCATTCGGTAGATTCCAATCATTTAGTGTAGATATTGGGGTAAAAGCATCAATTCTTCAGGATTTAAAAATGAATAGAAGAAGAAGCTGGTGGGATAACTAG
- a CDS encoding acyl-CoA carboxylase subunit beta, whose product MDIAFNKNEDLNKQEVDKLKHKLEKVYLGGGEKKIASQHEKGKLTARERIDYLVDDGSEFLEVGAFAADGMYEDVGGCPSAGVVTGIGYVEGMQVMIVANDATVKAGAWFPMTAKKNLRAQEIAMENRLPVIYLVDSAGVFLPMQNEIFPDKEHFGRQFRNNAKMSSMGIIQVAAIMGSCVAGGAYLPIMADEAMIVNKTGSIFLAGSYLVKAAIGESIDNETLGGASTHCEISGVTDNKHETDQDCLDDIRRIFNKIGSFEKAGFNREEPAAPAKDEKEIYGILPNDRVKPYDTKDIIERLVDNSEFDEYKALYGKSIICGTARIDGWAVGIVANQRKVVKTKKGEMQMGGVIYSDSADKSARFIMNCNQRKIPLVFLQDVSGFMIGSKSEHGGIIKDGAKMVNAMANSVVPKFTIVIGNSYGAGNYAMCGKAYDPRLIYAWPTAQIAVMSGAAAAKTLLQIKVATLKAKGEKISEEDQEKMLKDITDKYNEELSPYYAASRLWVDGIIDPLETRKVISMGIEAADHAPIEKPFNVGVIQT is encoded by the coding sequence ATGGATATCGCATTTAATAAAAACGAAGACCTCAATAAACAAGAGGTAGACAAACTAAAACACAAGCTAGAAAAAGTATACTTAGGTGGAGGCGAGAAAAAAATTGCTTCCCAACACGAAAAAGGTAAGTTAACTGCTAGGGAACGCATTGATTATTTGGTAGATGATGGCTCTGAATTCTTAGAGGTTGGTGCCTTTGCTGCTGATGGAATGTATGAAGATGTTGGGGGATGTCCTTCGGCCGGAGTAGTTACCGGAATAGGTTATGTGGAAGGAATGCAAGTGATGATAGTAGCTAATGATGCTACTGTTAAAGCTGGAGCATGGTTTCCAATGACAGCCAAAAAGAATTTAAGAGCACAAGAAATAGCTATGGAAAATCGCTTGCCAGTTATCTATTTGGTAGATAGTGCAGGAGTTTTCTTACCAATGCAAAACGAAATTTTCCCAGATAAAGAACATTTCGGACGACAGTTTAGAAATAATGCTAAAATGTCTTCTATGGGGATTATTCAAGTAGCAGCCATTATGGGTAGTTGTGTAGCTGGTGGTGCTTATTTGCCTATCATGGCTGACGAAGCTATGATAGTGAACAAAACTGGCTCCATATTTTTAGCAGGTTCTTATCTAGTAAAAGCGGCCATTGGTGAAAGTATAGATAATGAAACATTAGGTGGAGCCAGCACACATTGTGAAATCTCAGGTGTTACCGATAATAAACACGAAACAGATCAGGACTGCTTAGATGATATCCGTAGAATTTTCAACAAAATCGGAAGTTTCGAAAAAGCAGGATTTAATAGAGAAGAACCAGCAGCTCCAGCCAAAGATGAAAAGGAAATTTATGGTATCCTTCCTAACGATAGAGTAAAACCTTACGATACTAAGGATATCATCGAAAGATTGGTTGATAATTCAGAATTTGATGAATATAAAGCGCTTTATGGAAAATCAATTATTTGTGGAACAGCCAGAATTGATGGTTGGGCCGTAGGGATTGTAGCCAATCAAAGGAAGGTGGTAAAAACCAAAAAAGGTGAAATGCAGATGGGAGGAGTGATTTATTCTGATTCTGCAGATAAATCTGCACGTTTTATCATGAACTGCAATCAACGCAAAATCCCTTTGGTATTCCTTCAGGATGTAAGTGGTTTTATGATTGGAAGTAAATCTGAGCATGGTGGAATTATAAAAGATGGTGCAAAAATGGTAAATGCCATGGCGAATTCAGTGGTGCCAAAATTCACTATTGTAATTGGTAATTCCTATGGTGCTGGAAACTACGCTATGTGCGGAAAGGCTTACGATCCTCGTTTGATCTATGCCTGGCCTACAGCTCAAATCGCAGTTATGAGTGGAGCAGCGGCTGCTAAAACCTTATTACAGATAAAAGTTGCTACTTTGAAAGCAAAAGGTGAAAAAATCTCAGAAGAAGACCAAGAGAAAATGTTGAAAGACATTACAGATAAATACAATGAGGAATTATCTCCATATTATGCTGCTTCAAGATTATGGGTGGATGGAATTATTGATCCTTTAGAAACCCGTAAAGTGATTTCAATGGGAATAGAGGCTGCGGACCATGCGCCTATTGAAAAGCCATTTAATGTTGGAGTAATTCAAACCTAA
- a CDS encoding N-acetylmuramoyl-L-alanine amidase family protein, with product MVLGSFTNLNKPSYKIDKVVIDAGHGGKDSGTRGVMSKEKDIALEIALELGEIIKEYLPDVEVIYTRTDDNFIELDERSNIANKNGADLFVSIHCNAVDYSDKVHGTETWIMGLHKSESNLNVAKRENSVILMEENYEEKYEGFDPNDPASHILFSLYQNAYLSNSLKLAEKVEYQFDKRVGRHSRGVKQAGFVVLFKSSMPSVLIETGFLSNPKEERYLNDELGQTYIASGIFRAVRDYKVEIESMN from the coding sequence ATGGTCCTTGGCTCATTCACAAATCTTAACAAACCCTCATATAAAATTGATAAGGTTGTGATTGATGCTGGACATGGCGGCAAAGATAGTGGAACTAGAGGCGTAATGTCAAAGGAAAAAGACATAGCTTTAGAAATTGCTTTAGAATTAGGTGAAATCATTAAAGAATATTTGCCTGATGTTGAAGTCATTTACACTAGAACTGATGATAATTTTATTGAGCTTGATGAACGTTCAAACATCGCAAACAAAAATGGTGCCGACCTGTTTGTATCTATTCATTGTAATGCTGTAGATTATAGTGATAAAGTTCATGGTACTGAAACATGGATAATGGGTCTACATAAATCTGAAAGCAACTTAAATGTAGCGAAAAGAGAAAATTCCGTTATATTGATGGAGGAGAATTATGAAGAAAAATATGAAGGCTTTGATCCTAATGATCCGGCATCTCATATTCTTTTTTCATTGTATCAGAATGCATATTTATCAAATAGTTTAAAGTTAGCCGAAAAGGTTGAGTATCAATTTGATAAGAGAGTGGGTCGTCATAGTAGAGGAGTGAAACAAGCTGGATTTGTAGTCTTATTCAAGAGCTCAATGCCTAGCGTATTAATTGAAACAGGCTTCTTAAGTAATCCGAAAGAAGAAAGATATTTGAACGATGAGCTCGGTCAAACGTATATAGCATCTGGTATCTTCCGTGCTGTGCGGGATTACAAAGTAGAAATTGAATCAATGAACTAA
- a CDS encoding MlaD family protein: MKIAKEIKVAALAIVSIVIFYFGFNFLKGIDFFNPSNEYYAVYDQVNGLTASNPVLLSGLSVGRVSKIEILQEEDNRLKVYFEVREDITLGEESVALLASDILGSQTIVIQRNKVTNPLPEGSEIKGDIEPSLTAQIQEQAYPVLKTVDSVGQHLNAILANISKNEEAIQNIMLNVEVTTKNLAKISEKQATINAVIDDFKKISSTLADEKDGLKALLQKTNGIADSVNALELARVVNRLDTTLITINSTVAAMQDGEGTVDKLLNDDSLYTNLNQTLVDLDALLIDMKDQPKKYVHFSLFGRKDKDIKKK, from the coding sequence TTGAAAATAGCTAAAGAAATTAAAGTTGCCGCCTTGGCAATAGTATCAATCGTAATATTTTATTTTGGATTTAACTTTTTAAAGGGAATAGATTTTTTCAATCCTTCCAACGAATATTATGCTGTTTATGATCAAGTGAATGGTTTAACAGCTTCTAACCCTGTGCTTTTAAGCGGGTTATCCGTAGGGCGAGTAAGTAAAATTGAAATTCTCCAAGAAGAGGATAATAGATTGAAAGTTTATTTTGAAGTAAGGGAGGATATTACACTAGGTGAAGAGTCTGTTGCTCTACTGGCCTCTGATATTTTAGGTTCTCAAACCATAGTAATACAAAGAAATAAAGTGACAAATCCTTTGCCAGAAGGAAGTGAGATCAAAGGGGATATTGAGCCATCTTTAACCGCCCAAATTCAAGAACAGGCTTATCCTGTTTTGAAAACCGTGGATTCAGTTGGTCAACATTTAAATGCTATTTTAGCTAACATCTCTAAAAATGAAGAAGCTATTCAAAATATAATGCTGAATGTTGAAGTAACTACTAAAAACTTAGCGAAGATATCAGAAAAGCAAGCAACAATTAATGCTGTTATAGATGACTTTAAGAAAATCTCATCAACATTAGCGGATGAAAAGGATGGACTGAAAGCTTTACTCCAAAAAACAAATGGAATTGCTGATTCAGTAAATGCATTGGAGCTAGCAAGAGTAGTTAATAGGTTAGATACTACACTAATTACCATCAATAGTACGGTAGCTGCAATGCAAGATGGAGAAGGAACAGTTGATAAATTACTCAATGATGATTCTTTATATACAAATTTGAATCAAACGCTAGTTGATTTGGATGCCCTTCTAATAGATATGAAAGATCAACCTAAAAAGTATGTCCACTTCTCATTATTCGGAAGAAAGGACAAGGACATAAAAAAGAAATAA
- a CDS encoding transglutaminase-like domain-containing protein produces MELDKNEFKALVSLLEDEDEEVNRHVEGKIMSLGSDIIPFLEEQWENSFDPNIQRKIEDMIHTLQFSQLKERFRAWKEKGGESLLEGMWLISLYQYPDIELNDLNKEIEQVYYDIWVELQEDLHPYDKIKIINGALFTKLKFRANTKNFHSPNNSFLKSVLESKKGNPISLSVVYMLVAEKLGLPIYGVNLPNLFIITYKSEEVQFYVNAFNRGLIFSKKDIDNYLANLNLTPKPIYYEPCSNEDIIKRVLRNLIMAFEKLGEHHKSEEVKELLIEVSGGIDFDALGL; encoded by the coding sequence TTGGAATTGGATAAAAACGAATTTAAAGCATTAGTTTCCCTTTTGGAGGATGAAGATGAGGAAGTAAATCGTCATGTGGAGGGGAAAATAATGTCTTTGGGCAGTGATATTATTCCGTTTTTGGAAGAGCAATGGGAAAATAGCTTTGATCCAAATATTCAACGGAAGATAGAGGATATGATCCATACACTTCAGTTTTCTCAATTGAAGGAGAGATTTAGGGCATGGAAAGAAAAAGGAGGAGAAAGCCTTTTGGAAGGTATGTGGCTTATTTCCCTTTATCAATATCCAGATATTGAACTAAATGATTTAAATAAAGAAATAGAACAGGTCTATTATGATATATGGGTGGAATTACAAGAAGATTTGCATCCTTATGATAAAATCAAAATTATTAATGGTGCACTCTTTACTAAATTAAAATTCAGAGCGAATACTAAGAATTTTCATTCTCCTAATAATTCATTTTTAAAATCTGTATTGGAAAGCAAAAAGGGAAATCCTATTTCTCTTTCCGTGGTCTATATGCTGGTTGCAGAAAAACTTGGCTTACCGATTTATGGAGTTAATTTACCTAATCTATTTATTATCACTTATAAAAGCGAAGAAGTACAATTTTATGTCAATGCTTTCAACCGTGGATTAATATTCTCTAAAAAAGATATTGACAACTACTTGGCTAACTTAAATTTAACTCCCAAGCCAATTTATTATGAACCATGCTCTAATGAAGATATCATCAAAAGAGTATTGAGGAATTTAATAATGGCTTTCGAGAAATTAGGCGAGCACCACAAATCAGAGGAAGTTAAAGAACTATTAATCGAAGTCTCTGGCGGAATTGATTTTGATGCTTTAGGGCTTTAA